The region CACCGCCCACGCTGAGGGCGGACCGGCTGAACGGCGCTTCGGCGGGACGGAACTCGTTGCCGTACACCATGCCCAGCACGGCCTGGATCAACAGCACCAGCCCGAGCGCGACGATCACCGGGTTGAGCGGTGAGGCGTGGTCGACGTGCCGCATCACCACGCGGTCCACCAGCGCACCGAGCAACAGGCCGGCGACGATCGCGACCACGAAGCCCAGCCAGTAGGAACCGGTCGCGGCGGCGACGGTGTACGCGACGTACGCGGCGGCGACGGCCATCGCCCCCTGGGCGAAGTTGACGACCCGCGCCGCCCGCCAGATGAGCACCAGGGCCAGCGCGAACGCGGCGTACACCGCGCCCCGGGACAGGCCGTCGACGGTGAGGAAGACGAAGCGGTCCAACAGTCCTCCCTCCGGGGGACGAGGTGGTGGTCAGAAACCGAGGTACGCGTGGCGCAGGTCGACGTCGTCGCGCAGTTGCACCGCCGGGGCGGCGATCACCACCCGGCCGAGGGACATGACGACGCCCTGGTCGGCGACGGCGAGCGCGCTGCGCACGTTCTGCTCGACCAGCAGGACGGTCAGGCCGGTGCGGTCACGCAGCTGACGGAGCAGCGCCATGGTCCGGGCGACCACCCGTGGCGCCAGACCCAGCGACGGCTCGTCCAGCAGCAGCAGTCGGGGTCGGCCGACCAGCGCCCGGCCGAGGGCGAGCATCTGCCGCTCACCGCCGGAGAGCTGATGGCCAAGGTGCCGGCGGCGTCGGGCCAGGGGCTCGAAGAGCTGGTAGACCTCGTCGAGGGCCCGCCCGGCGTCGGCCCGGTCGCGCCGCCACAGCCCGCCCAGGCGCAGGTTCTCGTCGACGGTCAGCTCGCTGATCACGCCCCGCCCCTCCGGCACGTGCGCCATGCCGCGTCGGACGAGCTGCTCCACCGGCGTACCCCGAAGGTCTTCCCCGGCCAGGAGGACCTGGCCGGCGGCCGGGCGAATCATGCCGGAGAGCGCGCGGAGCAGTGTCGTCTTGCCTGCGCCGTTGGCCCCGACGACTGCGGCGATCGTGCCCGCCGGCACGGTGAGGTCGACGGCCTGCAGCACGGGCGCGGCGCCGTAGCCGGCCACCAGCCCACGCACGACGAGCAGATCGGTGCCGGGCGCCGGGCCATCCTTCGTTCGCGACTGCGGGGCTCGCAAACCCGGCTCACTCCTCGCGCTCACGGGGCGACCTCCTCGACGGTGGCGCCGAGATAGGCGTCGGTGACCGCCGGGTCGTCGCGGACCTCCTGCGGGGTGCCGGCGGCGATCACCCGGCCGAAGTCGAGCACCACCAGTTCGTCGCAGACCGCCATCACCAGGTCCATGTGGTGCTCGACGAGCAGCACCGCACAGCTGTCGTCGTCGCGCTGGGGAAGCTGGCGGATCAGCTCCGCCAGCTCGGCGATGTCGTCGGCCCCGAGGCCACCGGCGGGTTCGTCGAGCAGGAGCAGCCGGGGGCGGGCGGCGAGCGCGCGGGCCAGGGCGACCCGTTGGCGTACCGCGAAGGGCAGTGTGGGCGGCGCGGCCTCGGCGTGTGCGGCGATCCCCAGGCCGTCGAGGATGTCCAGGGCGTGCTGGCGCAGCCGGCGCTCGTCGCGGTCGCTGGCCGGCAGCCCGAGCAGCGCCGGGACGAAGCCCGCCCGGGCGGTGTGCGCGGCGCCGGTCATCACGTTCTCCAGCACGGTCAGACCGGCGAAAAGCCCGGTGCCCTGCAAGGTCCGGGCGATGCCGAGCCGGGTGAGCCGGTGCGGTCGGGGGCGTAGTGGCCGACCGTCGAGGGTGAGTGAACCCGTCTCCGGCGCGACGAAGCCGCAGATCACGTTGAACAGCGTGGTCTTGCCCGCGCCGTTGGGCCCGATCACGCCCACCACCCGGTTGGGTGGCACCCGCAGCGAGACGTCGTCGAGGGCGGTGAGGCCGCCGAAACGGACGCCGATGTGGTGCAGTTCGAGGCCGCGCTCCATCACCCATCCCTCTGTCGTGGCGGGTGTTTATTTACACTCGCAGTGTACGTTTCTCGGGTATCGCGTCAAGACCTTCAATGGCCCCGACCACGCGGACGGGGCGGTCGCCGTCGGCGACCGCCCCGGGACCACGATCAGGCGCTGGGACAGGTGTTGCGGTACTCCTCGATGGCCAAGCCGCTCGGGCCCGGGCAGAGGAACTGCTCGTAGCGGGTGTCGTCGTCGACGAACCGCTTCAGCCAGGCCACCATCTGCCGCGCGGTGGGGGTGTTCGTCGTCTGCGGGAAGAAGTGGCTCGCCCCGTTCAACTCCAGGTACGCCTTCTCGGCGGAGGCCGGGATGCTGTTGTAGAACGGCACCGAGTGCGACGAGACGGGCGCGACGCTGTCGCTCTCGCCACCGATGATCAGCGTGGGCACGCGCAGCTCGGACCAGCTCTTGTCCAGGTTCCACGGCGCGAGCGGCACCGCGGCCTGCAACGACGGCCGCGACGAGGCCGCCTCCAGACTGCCCCCGCCACCCATGGAGTGACCGGCCACCGCGAGTCGGCTGCTGTCGATCCGGCTGCGCACCGAGCTGCGCTCGGTGAGGTAGTCCAGCGCGGCGAGCAACTGCCGGCCCCGGCTGGCCGGCTGGTCCAGCCGGGTGTTGGTCTCGATGCCGATCACCACGAACCCGTGCGAGGCGATGCGCGGGCCGAGCCAGCTGATGCTGGACCAGGACGCGGTGTAGCCGGGCGAGATGGCGATGGCGCCGAAGGTGCCTTCGCTGGTGCTGGTCGGGTAGTAGATGACGCCGCCGCCGAAGCCGGTGACGCCGAGCGAGGACACGCTCTGCGACGCCGTGGCGAAGGGACCGCGGCTGGCCTCCAGGATGGCGGTGGTCGGGGCGGGGCCCCGCTCGTACGGGCCGGCGGCCTGGGCGGCGCCGGTCGATCCGGCCACGACGCCGCCGGCGGCCAGGACGGCGGCCAGCGCGAACCGGGCGGCCCGGGCGGCGACGGAACGGGGACAGGTGGTGGTTGGTGAGGACACGTCGGGCACTCCCTAGGGTCGAGGGATATCGACGTGTGTCAGTTTCAATTCCTGCGCGGATCCTCGCATCGGCGAAATCACCAGTCCCGGCGACACATGCCGACATCGGTTGGGTTTCGACCCCCTGACCAGGGGTAGCAGGGCAACCGCCTGCTCGCACACGCACCATGGAGAGGTCGTCCAGTGGATTCCAGCAAGCCCGCCGAGGCGGTCAAGAACGCCGTGAAGACCGCCTCAGGAAAGATCGCCGACGCCCTGACCCCGGATGTCCCGGGTGCGCCGGGAAGCACCCCACCGTCCGTCGACGAACCGACGACGCCGCACGACCCGCTGCCGCCGAAGCCGGAACAGGGGGCACCGCAGACGCGTACGCCGACCGGTGCCGAGACCGGCGCGCCGCCCACCGCGAAGGGTCAGCAGGGCGCCTACCTCACGACCGCCAACGGCGCGCGGCTACGCGACACGGACCACTCGCTCAAGGCCGGACCGCGCGGCCCGGTGCTGCTCCAGGACCACCACCTGCGCGAGAAGATCACCCACTTCGACCACGAGCGCATCCCCGAGCGGGTGGTGCACGCCCGGGGAGCTGGCGCGCACGGTGTGTTCACCGCGTACGGCACCGCCGAGGCGGTCACCCGGGCCGGCTTCCTGAAGAAGGGGCGGGAGACCGAGGTCTTCGTACGCTTCTCCACAGTGCTCGGCTCGCGTGGTTCGGCCGACACCGTCCGCGACACCCGGGGCTTCGCGACGAAGTTCTACACCGACGAGGGCACCTTCGACCTGGTCGGCAACAACATGCCGGTGTTCTTCATCCAGGACGCCATCAAGTTCCCCGACATCATCCACGCCGGCAAGCCACACCCGGACCGGGAGATCCCGCAGGCGCAGAGCGCCCACGACACCTTCTGGGACTTCGTCTCACTGCACACCGAGGCGCAACACCACACGCTGTGGAACATGTCCGACCGGGGCATACCGCGCTCGTACCGGACGATGGAGGGCTTCGGCGTGCACACCTTCCGCCTGGTCAACGAGGCCGGGGAGACGGTGCTGGCGAAGTTCCACTGGAAGCCGAAGCTGGGCGTGCACTCCCTCACCTGGGAGGAAGCCCAGATGTTGAGCGGGATGGACCCGGACTTCCACCGTCGGGACCTCTACGACGCCATCGAGGCCGGCGCGTACCCGGAGTGGGAACTCGGCGTCCAGATCTTCCCCGACACTCCCGAGGAGACGTTCGCCGGCATCGACCTGCTCGATCCGACGAAGATCGTGCCGGAGGAGTTGGCCGAGGTGCAGCCCATCGGCAAGCTGGTCCTGAACCGGACCCCGACGAACTTCTTCGCCGAGACCGAGCAGGTCGCCTTCCACCTCGGTCACCTCCCGCCGGGCATCGACGTCACGAACGACCCGCTGCTGCAGGGCCGACTCTTCTCGTACGTCGACACGCAGCTCACCCGCCTGGGCGGGCCGAACTTCGCACAGATCCCGATCAACCGGCCGCACACGGCGGTGAACGACATGCTGCGCGACGGCTTCCACCAGCACGCCGTGCACGCGGGCGTCGCGCCGTACCGACCGAACTCCCTCGACGGCGGCAACCCGTTCCCGGCCGGGGACGCCGAGCACGCGTTCGTCGACGTGCCGGTCACCGTCGCGCAGGCGCCGAAGGTACGGGCGAACCCGGCCTCGTTCGACGACCACTACAGCCAGGCACGCCTGTTCTGGTCGAGCATGTCGCCGGTCGAGAAGGAACACATCATCCGGGCGTACACCTTCGAGCTCGGCAAGTGCTACCACCAGGCGATCAAGGAACGCCAACTGCGGAGTCTCGCCAACATCGACCCGGCGCTGTGCGAGCAGGTCGCCGCCGGTCTGGGACTGCCCGCTCCGCAGCCCAGCGTGCCGCTCGCCGACGTCACACCCAGCCCGGCGCTGTCGCAGGTCGGCCGGGAGTGGCCGAGCGACGGTCGTACCGTCGGGATCGTGGTCGACCCGAACGGGGATCTGGACGCTGTCGCCGAGGTCCGCCGGGCCGTGTTCGAGGCCGGCATGGTGCCGTTGCTGATCGCACCGCACGGCGGCGTGGTGGCGGACCTGCCGGTGCAGCGGACCTTCGCCACCGGCCGGTCGGTCGAGTTCGACGCGGTCCTGCTGGCCGGAGCGCCCGCACCCGCCCCGGATGCCCTCCCCGCCCGCGACGACAAGGCGGGCCGGCCCGGCCCGGCAGCCGTGGATCCCCGGGTGCTGCTCCTCGTCGAGGAGTGCTGGCGGCACGCCAAGGCGATCGGCGCCTGGGGTGCCGGCGTCACCGTGCTGGAGCAGGTCGGGGTGGCCGGCACGCCCGGCGTCGTCGCGGCGGGCTCCGGTGCCGAGGCACTGACGGCGGTGCAGCAGTTGCTGGCCGCACACCGGGTGTGGGAACGGTTCCCGACCTCGGTGGCCTGACTTCACCCCGACGAGGGCCGTCCTCCGCCGCACCGGGAGGACGGCCCTCGTCGCGCACCCGGCACGGCTTCCTCTCGCGAAGGGCGACCTCTACAGTGAACGGCACCCACGGGTGCGTGGGCGGTGACGGAGGGTTGCATGCGGCTGGAGTCGGACCATTCCCTGCTGGTCGACCTTGCCCGGCCGATGGTCGAGCGGTTCTCGCCGGGCGAAGGCGAGCTGTTTCCACTGCTGAGTGCGGCCTACTTCGCCGACCCCGGCGCGTACGCGGATCCTTCACAGCGCAGCGGGCCACTGGCATTCGGGCTGCCCGAGGCGCTGGTGCTGCTGACCCCGGTGGCGCTCGCCGCGATGACCGAGGCGGTGCGGTACGTCGTGGAGGTGGGCGTGCGCAAGGGACATCGGGTCACGTCGGCCACGCTGCGCCGCATGTTCCGGGCCG is a window of Micromonospora sp. WMMD961 DNA encoding:
- a CDS encoding alpha/beta hydrolase codes for the protein MSSPTTTCPRSVAARAARFALAAVLAAGGVVAGSTGAAQAAGPYERGPAPTTAILEASRGPFATASQSVSSLGVTGFGGGVIYYPTSTSEGTFGAIAISPGYTASWSSISWLGPRIASHGFVVIGIETNTRLDQPASRGRQLLAALDYLTERSSVRSRIDSSRLAVAGHSMGGGGSLEAASSRPSLQAAVPLAPWNLDKSWSELRVPTLIIGGESDSVAPVSSHSVPFYNSIPASAEKAYLELNGASHFFPQTTNTPTARQMVAWLKRFVDDDTRYEQFLCPGPSGLAIEEYRNTCPSA
- a CDS encoding ABC transporter ATP-binding protein; this translates as MLVVRGLVAGYGAAPVLQAVDLTVPAGTIAAVVGANGAGKTTLLRALSGMIRPAAGQVLLAGEDLRGTPVEQLVRRGMAHVPEGRGVISELTVDENLRLGGLWRRDRADAGRALDEVYQLFEPLARRRRHLGHQLSGGERQMLALGRALVGRPRLLLLDEPSLGLAPRVVARTMALLRQLRDRTGLTVLLVEQNVRSALAVADQGVVMSLGRVVIAAPAVQLRDDVDLRHAYLGF
- a CDS encoding catalase, which produces MDSSKPAEAVKNAVKTASGKIADALTPDVPGAPGSTPPSVDEPTTPHDPLPPKPEQGAPQTRTPTGAETGAPPTAKGQQGAYLTTANGARLRDTDHSLKAGPRGPVLLQDHHLREKITHFDHERIPERVVHARGAGAHGVFTAYGTAEAVTRAGFLKKGRETEVFVRFSTVLGSRGSADTVRDTRGFATKFYTDEGTFDLVGNNMPVFFIQDAIKFPDIIHAGKPHPDREIPQAQSAHDTFWDFVSLHTEAQHHTLWNMSDRGIPRSYRTMEGFGVHTFRLVNEAGETVLAKFHWKPKLGVHSLTWEEAQMLSGMDPDFHRRDLYDAIEAGAYPEWELGVQIFPDTPEETFAGIDLLDPTKIVPEELAEVQPIGKLVLNRTPTNFFAETEQVAFHLGHLPPGIDVTNDPLLQGRLFSYVDTQLTRLGGPNFAQIPINRPHTAVNDMLRDGFHQHAVHAGVAPYRPNSLDGGNPFPAGDAEHAFVDVPVTVAQAPKVRANPASFDDHYSQARLFWSSMSPVEKEHIIRAYTFELGKCYHQAIKERQLRSLANIDPALCEQVAAGLGLPAPQPSVPLADVTPSPALSQVGREWPSDGRTVGIVVDPNGDLDAVAEVRRAVFEAGMVPLLIAPHGGVVADLPVQRTFATGRSVEFDAVLLAGAPAPAPDALPARDDKAGRPGPAAVDPRVLLLVEECWRHAKAIGAWGAGVTVLEQVGVAGTPGVVAAGSGAEALTAVQQLLAAHRVWERFPTSVA
- a CDS encoding ATP-binding cassette domain-containing protein yields the protein MERGLELHHIGVRFGGLTALDDVSLRVPPNRVVGVIGPNGAGKTTLFNVICGFVAPETGSLTLDGRPLRPRPHRLTRLGIARTLQGTGLFAGLTVLENVMTGAAHTARAGFVPALLGLPASDRDERRLRQHALDILDGLGIAAHAEAAPPTLPFAVRQRVALARALAARPRLLLLDEPAGGLGADDIAELAELIRQLPQRDDDSCAVLLVEHHMDLVMAVCDELVVLDFGRVIAAGTPQEVRDDPAVTDAYLGATVEEVAP